One Solirubrobacter pauli DNA segment encodes these proteins:
- a CDS encoding polysaccharide deacetylase family protein — MRLSVALGAALALLSAAPAHAAPELTLSASHAREPLLRAQAPNTTLHAAALTLRVTNTGPDPTDGSTVTVTDALPAGLSALVNNPGVGAGPVAASGPGWTCAGTATSRCTRSDVLAPGAAYPPITLTVAVASNAAATLRNTATVSGGGDATDGTASDDLGVVADACPNGWAAAALNPERADGCTLLDLVWAGEPFADDAAFAAHVRAVAAGFPGADADAVIAATRAPTAGPDNSCTSRIALTFDDGPSYYRPATLAALRAKGVPATLFDLGMRLEANPHLVRFALAEGHTVLGHSHDHPNLNSIPASLLAFEVAETAARFAALGAPYSANVIRPPFLSSTAATTAAIAALGFTVAPGPVATTDWDPARTPQQIATAALNGLRPGAAILLHDGPVDSPAGQATVDAIPLIVDGARARGYCFGVVDRAGQVTAARLAGRSDPIPALTAPVPYVPLAYPGTPPGAWELVPQPLQVEATHSPAVFVRGGTGTLTLTVANPTSTATDGSTTTVTHPLPAGLTATSASGTGWSCAGTTTITCTRGDVLAAGAAFPPITIAVAVATGAPAVITTAPRVTGRSGNVWIDTTSDRISTAAPVPGDVGGTVPATLALTLGAPAAFEPFTPGVARTYTATTDATATSTAGEATLAVGEPGHLANGPFTLAQPLQVAIAPAAWSGPVANGKATITFTQAIGADEPLRTGSYTRTLVFTLSTTTP; from the coding sequence ATGAGGTTGTCCGTGGCGCTCGGCGCCGCGCTGGCGTTGCTGTCCGCTGCGCCCGCGCACGCCGCGCCTGAGCTCACTCTGAGCGCGTCGCATGCGCGTGAGCCGCTGCTGCGCGCGCAGGCGCCGAACACGACGCTCCACGCGGCGGCGCTGACGCTGCGCGTCACGAACACCGGGCCCGATCCCACCGACGGCAGCACGGTCACGGTCACGGACGCGCTGCCCGCCGGGCTGAGCGCGCTCGTGAACAACCCGGGCGTGGGCGCCGGCCCCGTCGCCGCGTCGGGCCCGGGCTGGACGTGCGCGGGCACGGCGACGAGCCGCTGCACGCGCAGCGACGTGCTCGCGCCAGGGGCGGCCTATCCCCCGATCACGCTCACGGTCGCGGTGGCGAGCAACGCCGCGGCGACGCTGCGCAACACGGCGACGGTGTCCGGCGGCGGCGACGCGACCGACGGGACCGCGAGCGACGACCTCGGCGTGGTCGCCGACGCGTGCCCGAACGGCTGGGCGGCCGCCGCGCTCAACCCCGAGCGCGCGGACGGCTGCACGCTGCTCGACCTGGTCTGGGCGGGCGAGCCGTTCGCCGACGACGCGGCGTTCGCCGCCCACGTGCGGGCGGTCGCCGCCGGCTTCCCCGGTGCCGACGCGGACGCGGTGATCGCCGCCACGCGCGCGCCGACCGCCGGCCCGGACAACTCGTGCACCAGCCGGATCGCGCTGACGTTCGACGACGGCCCCTCCTACTACCGCCCGGCGACGCTGGCGGCGCTGCGAGCCAAGGGCGTGCCGGCGACGCTGTTCGATCTCGGCATGCGGCTGGAGGCCAATCCGCACCTGGTGCGCTTCGCGCTCGCCGAGGGCCACACCGTGCTCGGCCACAGCCACGACCACCCGAACCTCAACAGCATCCCGGCGTCCCTGCTGGCCTTCGAGGTCGCGGAGACCGCCGCCCGCTTCGCCGCGCTCGGCGCTCCGTACAGCGCGAACGTCATCCGGCCGCCGTTCCTCAGCTCGACCGCCGCCACCACGGCCGCGATCGCGGCGCTCGGCTTCACCGTCGCGCCTGGGCCGGTCGCCACGACCGACTGGGACCCGGCGCGGACGCCGCAGCAGATCGCCACCGCGGCGCTCAACGGCCTGCGTCCAGGCGCGGCGATCCTGCTCCACGACGGTCCCGTCGACTCGCCCGCGGGCCAGGCGACCGTCGACGCGATCCCGCTGATCGTCGACGGCGCTCGCGCGCGCGGCTACTGCTTCGGCGTCGTCGACCGCGCGGGCCAGGTCACGGCGGCCCGGCTCGCCGGACGCAGCGACCCGATCCCGGCGCTGACCGCACCGGTGCCGTACGTCCCGCTCGCGTACCCGGGCACACCGCCGGGCGCGTGGGAGCTCGTCCCGCAGCCCCTGCAGGTCGAGGCGACGCACAGCCCGGCGGTGTTCGTGCGCGGCGGGACCGGGACGCTCACGCTCACGGTCGCGAACCCGACGAGCACCGCCACCGACGGGAGCACCACGACCGTGACCCACCCGCTCCCGGCCGGCCTGACGGCGACGAGCGCCTCCGGCACCGGCTGGTCGTGCGCGGGCACGACCACGATCACCTGCACGCGCGGCGACGTGCTCGCCGCGGGCGCGGCGTTCCCGCCGATCACGATCGCGGTGGCCGTCGCGACGGGCGCGCCCGCCGTGATCACCACCGCGCCGCGCGTGACCGGCCGCAGCGGCAACGTCTGGATCGACACGACGAGCGACCGGATCAGCACCGCCGCGCCGGTCCCGGGCGACGTCGGCGGCACCGTGCCGGCGACGCTGGCCCTGACGCTCGGCGCGCCGGCGGCGTTCGAGCCGTTCACCCCGGGCGTCGCGCGCACGTACACCGCGACCACGGACGCGACGGCCACGAGCACCGCGGGTGAGGCGACGCTCGCCGTCGGCGAGCCCGGTCACCTGGCCAACGGGCCGTTCACGCTCGCGCAGCCGCTGCAGGTGGCGATCGCGCCCGCCGCGTGGAGCGGGCCGGTCGCCAACGGCAAGGCCACGATCACGTTCACGCAGGCGATCGGCGCCGACGAGCCGCTCCGGACCGGCAGCTACACGCGCACGCTCGTGTTCACCTTGTCCACCACCACGCCGTAG
- the zwf gene encoding glucose-6-phosphate dehydrogenase → MTRADGATTPDDHVIVLFGALGDLSRRKLLPGLFHLDRAGLMPANYKIIGTSRKGGSEADFRDIAKTAIGAAAKGEVWDRFSSRLGFSAFNADDPGPLVQALAEADKELDEPRRLFYLSVPPGAFGATVKSLGDAGLDARARVVLEKPFGVDLDSAVELNALVHSVFPEERVFRIDHFLGREAVQNLLALRFANGMFEPIWNRDHIDHVQIDVPETLSVEDRAAFYEGTGAYRDMVVTHLFHVLGFVAMEPPTALDGRSIIEESGKVFRSMRPIDPKCVIRGQYAGYRDEDGVDPDSQTETFIAMRTEIDNWRWAGVPFFLRTGKSLGESKRLITIAFREPPRKMFRDAKAFVEDYGPDHISFDFGDPGGITTSFLAKVPGPRMRLGQAQMKFSYEGSFNTEGLEAYERLLYDAMLGDRTLFTDSDGIERLWAASADLLKDPPPLHRYAQGSYGPQKMHELIAPRRWWLPST, encoded by the coding sequence ATGACCCGAGCTGACGGCGCAACTACCCCTGACGACCACGTGATCGTGCTGTTCGGCGCGCTGGGCGACCTCTCGCGTCGCAAGCTGCTGCCGGGCCTCTTCCACCTCGACCGCGCCGGGTTGATGCCGGCGAACTACAAGATCATCGGCACCTCCCGCAAGGGTGGTTCCGAGGCTGACTTCCGCGACATCGCGAAGACCGCGATCGGCGCCGCCGCGAAGGGCGAGGTGTGGGACCGCTTCTCCTCGCGGCTCGGCTTCAGCGCGTTCAACGCCGACGACCCGGGCCCGCTGGTCCAGGCGCTCGCCGAGGCCGACAAGGAGCTCGACGAGCCGCGCCGCCTGTTCTACCTGTCGGTGCCTCCCGGGGCGTTCGGGGCGACGGTCAAGTCGCTCGGCGACGCCGGGCTGGACGCGCGCGCGCGTGTGGTCCTCGAGAAGCCGTTCGGCGTGGACCTCGACAGCGCGGTCGAGCTCAACGCGCTCGTGCACTCCGTGTTCCCGGAGGAACGCGTCTTCCGGATCGACCACTTCCTGGGCCGCGAGGCGGTGCAGAACCTGCTGGCGCTGCGGTTCGCGAACGGCATGTTCGAGCCGATCTGGAACCGCGACCACATCGACCACGTGCAGATCGACGTGCCGGAGACGCTGTCGGTCGAGGACCGCGCGGCCTTCTACGAAGGCACCGGCGCGTACCGCGACATGGTCGTCACGCACCTGTTCCACGTGCTCGGCTTCGTCGCCATGGAGCCGCCGACCGCGCTGGACGGCCGCTCGATCATCGAGGAGAGCGGCAAGGTGTTCCGCTCGATGCGGCCGATCGACCCCAAGTGCGTGATCCGCGGCCAGTACGCGGGCTACCGCGACGAGGACGGCGTGGACCCCGACTCGCAGACCGAGACGTTCATCGCGATGCGGACGGAGATCGACAACTGGCGCTGGGCGGGCGTGCCGTTCTTCCTGCGCACCGGCAAGAGCCTGGGCGAGTCCAAGCGGCTGATCACGATCGCCTTCCGCGAGCCCCCGCGCAAGATGTTCCGGGACGCGAAGGCGTTCGTCGAGGACTACGGCCCCGACCACATCTCGTTCGACTTCGGCGACCCGGGCGGCATCACCACCTCGTTCCTGGCCAAGGTGCCCGGCCCGCGCATGCGGCTCGGCCAGGCGCAGATGAAGTTCTCCTACGAGGGCTCGTTCAACACCGAGGGCCTCGAGGCGTACGAGCGGCTGCTCTACGACGCCATGCTCGGCGACCGCACGCTGTTCACCGACTCGGACGGCATCGAGCGCCTGTGGGCGGCGTCCGCGGACCTGCTCAAGGACCCGCCGCCGCTGCACCGCTACGCGCAGGGCAGCTACGGCCCGCAGAAGATGCACGAGCTGATCGCGCCCCGGCGCTGGTGGCTCCCCTCGACGTAG
- a CDS encoding LVIVD repeat-containing protein encodes MGALAPSAALAHPCITETEAAMGKSLTLHTGGNWAGNMPSFNDLEHECAEDTNSYLYDASKVKSAAAGEPVGPVISAAGYVIKNLTAVGYSRRDVPLTGAGSGVYNSDLAFKDNLVIAGTYEGFRILDFTDKANPTEVVNYKGCDVGQGDVVVYGNLLIRSWDQAAGPSSMCAGQLVGNGFEGIHVFDISNPAEPKFIRQLRFAADNPGLVGCGSHTATAVPDPARDALYIYNGGSSSACNGIDIFKIKISDPTKIDIIGRATNKGIDARTGVERVGNNSCHDNNVLLNVGGTSTGYAMCAGGNGLTMYKFDLAKPVTEEGSVEKPTQLWTQQMPGVGTGHSGSFTYDGKYLMFGHEPGGGSAARCQASSTIVERTLYLLDPLTGETKGEMLHPRPQGSRENCTWHNFNVVPTKAGYYATSGSYQSGISIIDFSTPAAPKEIAYADPAPLVTEPETTGIVLGGDWSTYWHNGTIYQSDIKRGVLSWRLNLAGDASAAQADAHLKKINTLVESNPQTQIGSYAADSTVPAITFKTPSEGQTYKVGAAATIDYECTDASGIESCVGSVASGTPLDTSKLATKTISVTATDGAGNIATKTVTYKVNAVDFPVAVGSEELPSVLGLSLPGKLTFGAFVPGIAKSYEANLTASVTTNTPDTTLSVFDPSTTNTGRLVNGTRSLATPLTIKFASGTGATGLAGGPVGGSATPTPLLTYASPSNTARNATLFFQQKVAANETLQNGSYGKTLVFTMSTTTP; translated from the coding sequence GTGGGGGCTCTCGCTCCGTCCGCCGCGCTCGCACATCCGTGCATCACGGAGACCGAGGCGGCGATGGGGAAGTCGCTGACGCTCCACACCGGCGGCAACTGGGCCGGCAACATGCCGTCCTTCAACGACCTCGAGCATGAGTGCGCCGAGGACACGAACTCGTACCTGTACGACGCGTCGAAGGTCAAGTCGGCCGCCGCGGGCGAGCCCGTCGGCCCGGTCATCTCGGCCGCCGGCTACGTCATCAAGAACCTGACGGCGGTCGGCTACAGCCGCCGCGACGTGCCGCTCACCGGCGCGGGCTCGGGCGTCTACAACTCCGACCTGGCCTTCAAGGACAACCTGGTCATCGCTGGTACGTACGAGGGCTTCCGCATCCTCGACTTCACCGACAAGGCGAACCCGACCGAGGTCGTCAACTACAAGGGCTGCGACGTCGGCCAGGGCGACGTGGTCGTCTACGGCAACCTCCTGATCCGCTCCTGGGACCAGGCCGCGGGCCCGTCGAGCATGTGCGCCGGCCAGCTCGTCGGCAACGGCTTCGAGGGCATCCACGTCTTCGACATCTCCAACCCGGCGGAGCCGAAGTTCATCCGCCAGCTGCGCTTCGCCGCTGACAACCCCGGCCTCGTCGGCTGTGGCTCGCACACCGCGACCGCCGTGCCGGACCCGGCCCGCGACGCGCTGTACATCTACAACGGCGGCTCGTCGAGCGCCTGCAACGGCATCGACATCTTCAAGATCAAGATCTCCGACCCGACGAAGATCGACATCATCGGCCGCGCCACCAACAAGGGCATCGACGCCCGCACCGGCGTCGAGCGCGTGGGCAACAACTCCTGCCACGACAACAACGTGCTGCTGAACGTCGGTGGGACGAGCACGGGCTACGCCATGTGCGCGGGCGGCAACGGCCTCACGATGTACAAGTTCGACCTCGCCAAGCCGGTCACCGAGGAGGGCTCCGTCGAGAAGCCGACGCAGCTCTGGACGCAGCAGATGCCGGGCGTCGGCACGGGCCACTCCGGCTCGTTCACCTACGACGGCAAGTACCTCATGTTCGGCCACGAGCCGGGCGGCGGCAGCGCGGCGCGTTGCCAGGCCTCGAGCACCATCGTCGAGCGCACGCTGTACCTGCTCGACCCGCTGACGGGCGAGACGAAGGGCGAGATGCTCCACCCGCGCCCGCAGGGCTCGCGCGAGAACTGCACCTGGCACAACTTCAACGTCGTGCCGACCAAGGCCGGCTACTACGCGACGTCGGGCTCCTACCAGTCCGGGATCTCGATCATCGACTTCTCGACGCCGGCGGCGCCGAAGGAGATCGCCTACGCGGATCCGGCTCCGCTCGTGACCGAGCCGGAGACCACCGGCATCGTGCTCGGCGGCGACTGGTCGACTTACTGGCACAACGGCACCATCTACCAGTCGGACATCAAGCGCGGCGTCCTCTCCTGGCGGCTGAACCTGGCCGGCGACGCGTCCGCGGCGCAGGCCGATGCGCACCTGAAGAAGATCAACACGCTCGTCGAGTCGAACCCGCAGACGCAGATCGGCTCCTACGCGGCTGACTCGACGGTGCCGGCGATCACGTTCAAGACGCCGAGCGAGGGCCAGACCTACAAGGTCGGCGCCGCCGCCACGATCGACTACGAGTGCACGGACGCGTCCGGCATCGAGTCCTGCGTCGGCAGCGTCGCGAGCGGCACCCCGCTCGATACGTCCAAGCTGGCGACCAAGACGATCTCCGTCACGGCCACCGACGGCGCGGGCAACATCGCCACCAAGACGGTGACCTACAAGGTCAACGCGGTCGACTTCCCGGTCGCGGTCGGCAGCGAGGAGCTTCCCTCGGTGCTCGGCCTCTCCCTGCCGGGCAAGCTGACCTTCGGCGCGTTCGTGCCGGGCATCGCCAAGTCCTACGAGGCGAACCTCACGGCGTCGGTCACGACGAACACGCCTGACACGACGCTGAGCGTGTTCGACCCGTCGACCACGAACACCGGTCGCCTGGTCAACGGCACGCGCTCGCTTGCCACGCCGCTCACGATCAAGTTCGCGAGCGGCACCGGCGCGACCGGCCTGGCCGGTGGCCCGGTCGGCGGCTCGGCCACGCCGACGCCGCTGCTGACGTACGCCTCGCCGTCGAACACGGCCCGCAACGCCACGCTCTTCTTCCAGCAGAAGGTCGCGGCCAACGAGACGCTGCAGAACGGCTCCTACGGCAAGACGCTCGTCTTCACGATGAGCACCACCACGCCGTAG